A region of Paraburkholderia largidicola DNA encodes the following proteins:
- a CDS encoding RHS repeat-associated core domain-containing protein: MSAMHAVNELSQNVTDALGGNVGNGGGGRPIFINGFMRATAGTHTYHVPGLHFPLGAGFAGTDATGPSQDSESFMGSRTVLANNDPLSFLALPALSCWFVGMEPMGHNSAHTDRTYPSLPTSVLLPIPAGNPVLVGGPPVMNMMAVVAALFKAFRGSKLAKKLFDKFPSGYIKCVIFDAEPVNSITGEVVVQQNDFVIDGRLPLTWDRYYASHDTFIGAPGRGWQSPADIRVELVRDGGQFGAAVYFPDHATAFDEFPVASGWGERRYDRQHGHALYIQDCILIIRARAGIEYSFALPEHWRDEVPPLGQRKPLVVKLTQMSDLNGNGWRMVRDAQNTRGGPVLQFIEWSGDAPTGRAVQCFAGDVEGCIGRVILRNAQGGTHPLVRYRQDRSGALVSVLDALDVPYRFEYGDAQQMVRHTDRNGLSFWYRHRLHEDGVWRVERAWGDGGLYDYRFTYDPEHLETRFTDSLGHVTVLQYNDQQWPVARIDGLGGVRSYQYDGQGRTSAEVDPAGNTTTWEYDEYGNLLAHTLPDRSVVRTRYDSDHRPVAITDPEGGVWQQAWDARGNLLKQLTPSGIATAFDYDAQGQLAQVTDPAGQSTMLAYDALGHLSSLTDALGRTTAFSHDARGNLIWRKAPGEEPTAYRWDAKDRLVACELPGGRHVRCEFDAEDNLIRYQDESGHTTAFGYYGQGQLASRIDPDGGVTRYHYDTEEHLTGVTNPLGQTWHLKRDAAGRLTEEIDYYGQSRRYGYDPAGHLIRTIDPLGHALSVTCDAMGRITRRRVEREGGQEERYAYNRRGQLTEARNACSTVRRVYDVDGRLTAEAQQQSETLGTLEYVYDDAGRLQTQRRELKHLVDEVCLQQTLVYGYDAVGQVQRVQIDGHEPIRFTRDMAGRLTNTRCSAALGHRYEYDRAGRLSEHVTMRADHRDEHTGYTYDASGNLVMRSDSRLGEDRYRYDPLGRIVEHTDPAGRLRHFVYDLHGDRFRAHKDGQGRVLQHEDGELWRMDVAGQLVERQSRATGVQRLEWDEFGRLACFENTHNECWRYLYDALGRRVGKTAAEVRRRVEGVRHGQQGARTWFLWDGDVFAGELRRGADGADQASIAADAGRFYVYHPDSFEPLAMQVVARSGDASVVDGEAGLYYYQNDPNGAPVRLHAGDGRIVWEAHYGVTGKVDHVETCLIDQPVRLQGQYHDAESGLSYNRHRYFDPDTGYFISHDPIGLNGGINPYQFAPNLFGWADPYGLSTVYLRDNEVYVGKAKQNAKTRYKNGSVATDILTGIPNTDVAQGVEQIVYERMKESDLAHLMTNVRRPVNMDNKKKVWRRQRGEEWLMAEFGVNYQDVIDERVASHYKGRKCANAAKTR; this comes from the coding sequence ATGAGCGCCATGCACGCCGTCAATGAGCTATCGCAGAACGTAACCGATGCGCTCGGCGGCAATGTCGGAAATGGCGGAGGTGGACGGCCCATTTTCATCAATGGTTTCATGCGCGCGACTGCAGGCACGCATACTTACCACGTCCCGGGTCTGCACTTTCCGTTGGGCGCGGGGTTTGCGGGTACTGACGCGACAGGGCCATCGCAGGACTCCGAGTCGTTCATGGGCAGCCGTACGGTACTGGCCAACAACGATCCGCTATCGTTCCTGGCGTTGCCCGCGCTCAGTTGCTGGTTCGTGGGTATGGAACCGATGGGGCACAACAGCGCGCATACGGATCGCACATACCCGTCGTTGCCCACGTCTGTGTTGCTGCCTATTCCGGCAGGCAATCCCGTTCTGGTTGGTGGGCCGCCCGTGATGAACATGATGGCGGTGGTCGCCGCGTTGTTCAAGGCATTTCGTGGGTCGAAGCTGGCGAAGAAGCTGTTCGACAAGTTCCCATCAGGCTATATCAAGTGCGTGATCTTCGACGCGGAGCCGGTTAACTCGATTACGGGTGAAGTGGTTGTCCAGCAGAACGATTTCGTCATCGATGGACGATTGCCCTTGACATGGGATCGCTACTACGCGAGCCACGATACGTTTATTGGCGCTCCCGGTCGCGGTTGGCAGAGTCCGGCCGATATCCGCGTCGAACTGGTGCGGGACGGCGGGCAGTTTGGCGCAGCCGTCTATTTCCCGGACCACGCGACGGCGTTTGATGAGTTTCCCGTCGCATCCGGCTGGGGAGAGCGTCGCTACGATCGCCAGCATGGCCATGCGCTATATATTCAGGATTGCATACTGATAATACGTGCCCGCGCCGGCATCGAATATTCGTTTGCACTGCCGGAACATTGGCGCGACGAGGTGCCACCGCTTGGGCAACGCAAACCCTTGGTCGTGAAGCTGACGCAGATGTCCGATCTGAACGGCAACGGTTGGCGGATGGTACGCGATGCACAGAACACACGAGGCGGGCCAGTGCTGCAGTTCATCGAATGGTCCGGCGATGCGCCCACCGGACGTGCCGTTCAGTGTTTTGCTGGCGACGTGGAGGGATGCATCGGCAGGGTCATCCTGCGTAATGCGCAAGGGGGGACTCATCCGCTGGTTCGGTATCGGCAGGACAGGTCAGGTGCGCTGGTCTCGGTCCTCGACGCGCTGGACGTGCCGTATAGATTCGAATATGGCGATGCGCAGCAGATGGTCCGGCATACGGACCGCAATGGGCTGTCATTCTGGTACCGGCATCGATTGCATGAGGATGGTGTATGGCGTGTCGAACGAGCGTGGGGTGATGGCGGCCTCTACGACTATCGCTTCACATACGACCCCGAACATCTGGAGACGCGCTTTACCGACTCGCTTGGCCATGTGACGGTGCTGCAGTACAACGACCAGCAGTGGCCGGTGGCGCGTATCGACGGACTGGGCGGCGTGCGCAGCTACCAGTACGACGGGCAGGGACGCACGAGTGCGGAGGTGGACCCGGCGGGCAACACGACGACGTGGGAGTACGACGAATACGGCAACTTGCTCGCGCATACGTTGCCGGATCGAAGCGTAGTGCGCACGCGCTACGACAGCGATCATCGGCCCGTCGCCATTACCGACCCTGAAGGCGGCGTATGGCAACAGGCGTGGGATGCCCGGGGCAATCTGCTGAAGCAGTTGACGCCGTCGGGCATCGCGACCGCGTTTGACTATGACGCGCAGGGCCAGCTTGCGCAGGTGACTGATCCCGCCGGTCAATCGACGATGCTGGCCTACGACGCGCTGGGGCATCTGTCGAGCCTGACGGATGCACTGGGTCGCACGACCGCGTTTTCGCACGACGCACGAGGCAATCTGATCTGGCGGAAGGCGCCGGGCGAAGAGCCGACGGCATACAGGTGGGACGCAAAAGACCGGCTGGTGGCTTGCGAACTTCCCGGCGGACGCCACGTGCGCTGCGAATTCGATGCTGAAGACAACCTGATCCGGTATCAGGACGAGTCGGGTCACACGACGGCATTTGGCTACTACGGGCAGGGGCAGCTGGCGAGCCGCATCGATCCGGACGGTGGCGTTACACGCTATCACTATGACACCGAAGAGCATCTGACGGGTGTGACGAATCCGCTTGGTCAGACGTGGCATCTGAAGCGCGATGCGGCCGGGCGACTGACTGAAGAAATCGACTACTACGGGCAGTCCCGTCGATACGGGTACGATCCCGCCGGTCATCTGATCCGCACCATCGATCCACTCGGCCATGCACTGTCAGTCACTTGCGATGCGATGGGGCGCATTACGCGTCGGCGTGTCGAACGGGAAGGCGGACAGGAAGAGCGGTACGCGTATAACCGCAGAGGGCAACTAACCGAGGCGCGCAACGCGTGCAGCACGGTTCGGCGCGTGTACGACGTCGACGGCAGACTCACCGCCGAGGCGCAGCAGCAATCGGAGACGCTCGGGACGCTGGAGTACGTGTACGACGATGCAGGGCGGCTTCAGACGCAGCGTCGCGAACTGAAGCATCTGGTGGATGAAGTCTGTTTGCAGCAGACGCTGGTGTATGGGTACGACGCGGTTGGTCAGGTGCAGCGTGTGCAGATAGACGGGCACGAGCCAATACGCTTCACGCGAGATATGGCGGGGCGGCTTACCAATACGCGCTGTAGTGCTGCCCTTGGCCACCGCTACGAGTACGACCGCGCAGGACGGCTGAGCGAGCACGTCACGATGCGCGCGGATCATCGCGACGAACATACCGGTTACACCTACGACGCCAGCGGCAATCTGGTGATGCGGTCGGACAGCCGGCTCGGGGAGGATCGGTATCGCTATGATCCGCTCGGCCGGATCGTCGAGCATACGGATCCGGCCGGGCGTTTGCGTCACTTCGTCTATGACCTGCATGGCGACCGCTTTCGGGCCCATAAGGATGGACAGGGCCGTGTGTTGCAGCACGAAGATGGCGAACTGTGGCGAATGGATGTGGCGGGACAACTCGTCGAGCGGCAGAGCCGTGCGACCGGAGTGCAACGGCTGGAGTGGGACGAGTTCGGAAGGCTTGCGTGCTTCGAGAATACGCACAATGAGTGCTGGCGGTATCTGTACGACGCACTCGGGCGGCGGGTAGGGAAAACGGCTGCGGAGGTGAGGCGACGCGTCGAAGGTGTCAGGCATGGACAGCAGGGGGCGCGCACGTGGTTCCTGTGGGATGGCGACGTGTTTGCTGGCGAGCTGAGGCGCGGGGCGGACGGAGCGGACCAGGCCTCCATCGCGGCGGATGCGGGGCGGTTTTATGTCTATCATCCCGACAGCTTCGAGCCGCTGGCGATGCAGGTCGTGGCGCGGTCAGGCGATGCGAGCGTGGTGGATGGTGAAGCCGGGCTGTACTATTACCAGAACGATCCGAATGGCGCGCCGGTCAGATTGCATGCGGGCGACGGACGGATCGTGTGGGAGGCGCACTATGGTGTGACGGGGAAGGTTGATCATGTTGAGACGTGTCTGATCGATCAGCCGGTGAGGTTGCAGGGGCAGTACCATGACGCCGAATCTGGCCTGAGCTATAACCGGCATCGGTACTTTGATCCGGATACTGGCTACTTCATCAGTCATGATCCCATTGGGCTGAACGGCGGTATTAATCCGTACCAATTTGCACCCAATCTGTTCGGATGGGCAGACCCTTATGGGCTGTCAACTGTTTACCTTAGAGACAACGAGGTATATGTAGGAAAGGCAAAGCAAAACGCGAAAACGAGATATAAAAACGGTTCGGTCGCTACAGACATTTTAACGGGCATTCCAAATACCGATGTCGCGCAAGGTGTCGAGCAGATAGTTTATGAAAGAATGAAAGAAAGCGATCTAGCTCACTTGATGACAAATGTGCGGCGTCCTGTAAATATGGACAACAAGAAAAAAGTCTGGAGAAGACAGAGAGGCGAAGAATGGTTGATGGCCGAGTTTGGGGTGAACTATCAAGATGTGATTGATGAGAGGGTGGCTTCCCACTATAAAGGAAGGAAGTGTGCAAATGCAGCTAAGACTCGATAA
- a CDS encoding PAAR domain-containing protein, with the protein MPMRHIVLLGHRHQCPEHGEGAVTSASTGLLVNGRVAAGVGDTISCGAVIVSGAPSVAFSGRSVARVGDITSHGGVLIEGDEGFGLE; encoded by the coding sequence ATGCCAATGCGTCATATCGTTCTTCTCGGTCATCGTCATCAATGTCCTGAACACGGAGAAGGTGCTGTAACTAGTGCCTCGACCGGCTTGCTCGTCAATGGCAGAGTCGCGGCGGGTGTTGGGGACACGATCAGTTGCGGGGCGGTCATCGTGAGTGGCGCGCCGTCCGTCGCATTCAGCGGCAGGAGCGTCGCGCGCGTAGGCGATATAACGAGCCACGGCGGCGTGTTAATCGAAGGCGATGAAGGATTCGGTCTGGAATGA
- a CDS encoding type VI secretion system Vgr family protein yields MLILYEGRTLTMSGPALPISPLGEPALELTGVAGEEALSAIYAYTLSCRTPLEMPESEAANLDLKQMIGKELTVTIQLEGMGTFVAGMQGMAGASNIGAGTREISGIVTEARYVSQSDRQSNYELALRPWIWLADQTSDYRIFQRKTVVEIIEDVFGKYMYSYDLRLSGSYPVLDYQVQYGETDFYFIQRLMAEHGIYWFFEHSGTFHRMVLVDHLGAHRPVESTAYQTLWYYPPGHRIDQEYIDAFDMSGALQSGRWTTNDYDFKKPMAGLIAQNELPQETAHNDFERYEWPGDYTEREHGEQFARLRMEEVRAHGERASGSGQVRDVVCGTTFRLEGYPHRPANREYLVISAWFSATEIGAASGSGEYTISSAFVVQPATTVFRPSRTRYPKPRTSGPQTAIVTGPAGQEIWTDQYGRVKLGFHWDRSGVKDQNASCWIRVSYPWAGGGFGGVNIPRVGTEVIVDFENGDPDRPIVVGRLYNAATMPPWDLPGNATQSGLLSRSLKGGAGNANAIRFEDKPGSEELWLQAEKDMRTEVENDESHSVMANRTKSVGGNETTSVAGTRTETVTGNETITLNANRERSVKLNDTVEVGADQKTTITGKQRYEVKSDRDRIVGGNDTLKVTGFREEEIAQTSTETVHLAKTSNLLTTHTVKVTGHQLIQVGSGQEVHVTGDVVLTSTTKISLVCGNSQIVMDAAGNINITGVNVTSTGSSTHAVNGSTVTSSATGEHTVQGAVLKLNP; encoded by the coding sequence ATGCTTATATTGTATGAGGGCCGCACTCTCACGATGAGCGGTCCCGCGTTGCCCATATCGCCACTGGGAGAACCGGCGCTCGAACTGACGGGCGTAGCGGGCGAGGAAGCGTTGTCGGCGATCTACGCGTACACGTTGTCGTGCCGCACGCCGCTGGAGATGCCGGAGTCGGAGGCCGCCAACCTCGATCTGAAACAGATGATCGGCAAGGAGCTGACGGTCACGATCCAGCTCGAAGGGATGGGCACCTTCGTTGCGGGCATGCAGGGGATGGCGGGTGCGTCCAACATCGGCGCGGGCACGCGCGAGATCAGCGGCATCGTGACGGAAGCACGCTATGTGAGCCAGTCCGACCGGCAGAGCAACTACGAGCTCGCGCTCAGGCCGTGGATCTGGCTGGCCGACCAGACGTCGGACTACCGCATATTCCAGCGCAAGACGGTGGTGGAGATCATCGAGGACGTGTTCGGCAAGTACATGTACTCGTACGACCTGCGGCTGAGCGGTTCGTATCCCGTGCTCGACTATCAGGTGCAGTATGGGGAAACGGATTTTTACTTTATCCAGCGGCTGATGGCCGAGCACGGCATCTACTGGTTCTTCGAGCATTCGGGCACGTTTCACCGGATGGTGCTCGTCGATCACCTCGGCGCGCACAGGCCGGTCGAGAGCACTGCCTACCAGACGCTGTGGTATTACCCGCCGGGTCACAGGATCGATCAGGAATACATCGACGCGTTCGATATGAGCGGTGCGCTGCAGTCGGGTCGCTGGACAACGAACGATTACGACTTCAAGAAGCCGATGGCCGGGTTGATCGCGCAGAACGAACTGCCGCAGGAGACGGCGCATAACGATTTCGAGCGCTACGAGTGGCCGGGGGATTACACGGAACGGGAGCATGGTGAACAGTTCGCGCGGCTGCGGATGGAAGAAGTGCGTGCGCATGGTGAGCGCGCCTCGGGCAGCGGCCAGGTGCGCGACGTGGTGTGCGGCACGACGTTCCGGCTGGAGGGCTATCCGCATCGGCCGGCAAACCGGGAATACCTGGTGATCAGCGCGTGGTTCTCGGCCACGGAGATCGGTGCGGCGAGCGGTTCGGGCGAATACACGATCAGCAGTGCGTTCGTGGTGCAACCGGCAACGACGGTGTTTCGTCCATCGCGTACGCGCTATCCGAAGCCGCGCACGAGCGGGCCGCAGACGGCGATCGTCACCGGCCCGGCGGGCCAGGAAATCTGGACGGACCAGTATGGCCGTGTGAAGCTGGGTTTCCATTGGGACCGCTCGGGGGTGAAAGACCAGAATGCGTCGTGCTGGATACGCGTGTCGTATCCGTGGGCGGGCGGTGGATTCGGTGGGGTCAATATTCCGCGCGTGGGCACGGAAGTGATCGTGGACTTCGAGAACGGCGACCCCGACCGACCGATCGTGGTCGGGCGGTTGTACAACGCTGCGACGATGCCGCCGTGGGATCTGCCGGGCAATGCGACGCAGAGTGGACTGCTGTCACGCTCGCTGAAGGGTGGTGCAGGTAACGCGAATGCGATCCGCTTCGAGGACAAGCCAGGCTCCGAGGAACTGTGGCTGCAAGCCGAAAAGGACATGCGCACCGAAGTCGAGAACGATGAATCGCACTCGGTCATGGCAAACCGCACCAAGTCGGTAGGTGGCAACGAAACCACGAGCGTGGCCGGAACCCGAACTGAAACGGTGACAGGCAACGAGACCATCACGCTTAATGCAAACCGCGAGCGCTCAGTCAAGCTGAACGACACCGTCGAAGTCGGCGCAGATCAGAAGACCACGATCACGGGCAAACAGCGCTACGAAGTCAAATCAGATCGGGACCGCATTGTCGGCGGCAACGACACGCTAAAGGTCACGGGTTTCCGGGAAGAGGAAATCGCACAGACGAGCACGGAAACGGTTCATCTGGCGAAGACTTCGAATCTGCTGACCACTCACACCGTGAAGGTAACGGGACACCAGTTAATTCAGGTAGGTAGCGGGCAGGAAGTGCACGTCACCGGCGATGTCGTATTGACCTCCACGACGAAGATCAGCCTCGTATGCGGCAACTCGCAGATCGTCATGGACGCTGCCGGCAACATCAATATCACGGGCGTGAATGTCACGTCGACGGGCTCGTCGACTCACGCCGTAAACGGTTCGACCGTGACGAGCAGCGCGACGGGCGAGCATACGGTCCAGGGGGCCGTCCTCAAACTGAACCCCTGA
- a CDS encoding DUF6708 domain-containing protein: MADMQPLLNPPAQGWERDLPGPNDRPHATPGLFSNVPNHVDNIFVELSRAYLDFRGLLVWIAPLMFLAPFGMIWLAFLTFDDANPMPLGLLLLTAFVLMIGVWGGSVGVRMDISPPRDLPLRFNRARRKVYAYEFKAIWWNPFVRWPVWTVSYDWDDIRAEAWRQRGATANGGYIVKAGVVLSVVKPGTNEVIDRFQLGAKAGGEAAWAYVCTYMQQGPQALPPSKRKPRDWNNEPTMNLARLLAPKVKWPEAMDVESRTASSLDHVT; this comes from the coding sequence ATGGCGGACATGCAGCCGCTGCTGAATCCCCCGGCACAAGGATGGGAACGTGATTTACCCGGGCCGAACGATCGGCCTCATGCGACACCCGGACTGTTCTCAAACGTGCCAAACCACGTCGACAATATTTTTGTGGAGCTATCACGCGCCTATCTCGATTTTCGCGGTCTTCTCGTTTGGATAGCTCCTCTCATGTTCCTGGCCCCTTTTGGAATGATCTGGCTTGCATTCCTAACGTTTGACGACGCCAATCCGATGCCACTCGGTCTTCTTCTGCTAACTGCTTTTGTCTTGATGATTGGAGTTTGGGGAGGGAGTGTCGGAGTACGAATGGACATATCTCCACCCCGCGACTTACCGCTTCGCTTCAATCGAGCACGTCGCAAGGTCTACGCCTACGAGTTCAAGGCAATCTGGTGGAACCCCTTTGTGCGCTGGCCGGTGTGGACAGTCTCATACGACTGGGACGATATCCGTGCCGAAGCGTGGCGTCAGCGTGGCGCGACAGCGAACGGTGGCTATATCGTCAAGGCGGGTGTGGTGCTCTCGGTCGTCAAACCCGGCACGAACGAAGTGATCGACCGGTTCCAGCTTGGCGCTAAAGCTGGAGGCGAAGCGGCATGGGCTTACGTCTGCACCTATATGCAACAGGGTCCGCAGGCATTGCCGCCATCGAAGCGGAAGCCACGCGACTGGAACAACGAACCGACGATGAATCTGGCACGCCTGCTGGCGCCGAAAGTGAAATGGCCTGAAGCGATGGATGTCGAGTCGAGGACTGCGTCATCACTGGATCACGTCACCTGA
- a CDS encoding T6SS effector BTH_I2691 family protein, producing MADSKKLNQSAQQTAQCQPGTCKACGRTGIPVLPLRYAPTPAIGAKYNRGTEAQFRDNNVRVLRQGYVYALLDRKVWQAYQVTPEGALRQFDPLQPPAGPVQSLSKACISEGHDVAASFINIDSRHSVVQIAFANDAWPKKVLDDYRAGKAPMTRFSTYNIGQFKTDPSAAGVAKTDVVMALTDTLQLAKQVWEYAPGTQDFDSVHAFYSRARRLGAMQAFVTAGIAKYQLKHGVPVVLLPDPIGTVQEYNSLRNLSVQERAAWASDPMRRYQYFTSRALLGLKGQEAKMAAQQAASTVKAEAERVQRWNENPYLAAKAPLPSVDVKDATARETASVTKDMHGRLEKRYNEGARKKFQDEYDRTMASYQKRIDGFGKSWAQWCESSSWLEVCEHDYDGDNVKSGSGCAYTHMMSLCLAGGSSEVPEPIDPKKKDQTPPLTGPTRILWNKWLNDKNSPPYKALLAKNTNFLAGLAPSFDDQNKLSLNDSSKLYEALKAVLTSNDAGEAYMQPALRQSVGVLVMAVNSAVGSLHAHVGDGVKHAQKHLNMGVAWLYQRQHVTRVTVQLTVSEYVQLLSDQLHEGMAQSGRKVRALILGGMISLPNAAVRNRTITVTLWALESAESVKKRLLQVQGSASQEMYTAFGRLVVGVETLEPGAIRVLKGIEMGSRTAYQFASGTVRNLRLAAGGKDALLAYLSLYGQWDSLQTNIATLKTTVGAAYTETLIGVWSASVGVLGSTVELTGVATQVLAKSAQPLATGAAAAGALERAVAVGEFLAKRAGVIAAASSFVDASQDAFMAGRAFGQGDGSAMYAYSGAAVLSLGAGIFGVAGAMAPEAMLFGPLGVALILGLAAYGVVQWAKSAESTPMEMWARRCYFGDHKGGSVAWTGVKDADEAIAALNAVLLGMSVDLGFEASLRPMTGMAALAADGMAFDLGHTLTYRIVLPDYNPATSAYAFTLGVTRHGGGTQVLVARQEHTSALGSSQPAPKGKADYDTATLSPAVFTKDAPQVISGAIVLNSGEEGGNDIEIASVHVKYYPDRMDEYGFAELTVQESL from the coding sequence GTGGCCGATTCTAAGAAACTCAACCAGAGCGCGCAGCAGACTGCGCAATGCCAGCCGGGAACGTGCAAGGCGTGTGGTCGAACCGGTATTCCCGTGCTGCCGCTACGGTATGCACCGACACCCGCCATCGGTGCGAAGTACAACCGGGGCACGGAAGCGCAGTTCCGGGACAACAATGTGCGTGTGCTACGCCAGGGCTATGTGTATGCGCTGCTGGACCGCAAGGTATGGCAGGCATATCAGGTGACGCCCGAAGGCGCGTTGCGGCAGTTCGATCCGTTGCAGCCGCCAGCGGGTCCGGTCCAGTCCCTGTCCAAGGCCTGCATCAGCGAAGGCCACGATGTAGCTGCATCGTTCATCAACATCGACAGCCGCCATTCGGTGGTGCAGATCGCGTTCGCGAATGATGCGTGGCCGAAGAAGGTGTTGGACGACTACCGCGCCGGCAAGGCTCCGATGACGCGCTTTTCGACATACAACATCGGGCAGTTCAAGACAGATCCTTCGGCGGCGGGCGTCGCGAAGACGGACGTGGTGATGGCGCTGACCGACACGCTGCAACTGGCGAAGCAGGTATGGGAGTACGCGCCAGGCACGCAGGATTTCGACAGCGTGCACGCCTTTTATTCGCGGGCACGCCGGCTCGGTGCGATGCAGGCGTTCGTTACGGCGGGAATCGCGAAGTACCAGTTGAAACACGGTGTGCCCGTCGTGCTGCTACCCGATCCGATCGGCACGGTGCAGGAGTACAACTCGCTGCGCAACCTGTCCGTGCAGGAGCGCGCGGCCTGGGCGTCCGACCCGATGCGCCGGTATCAGTACTTCACCTCGCGGGCGCTGCTCGGGCTGAAGGGGCAGGAGGCGAAGATGGCTGCGCAGCAGGCGGCATCGACGGTCAAGGCAGAGGCCGAACGTGTTCAGCGCTGGAACGAGAACCCATATCTCGCAGCCAAGGCACCTTTGCCATCGGTGGACGTCAAGGACGCTACCGCGCGGGAGACCGCGAGCGTCACGAAGGACATGCACGGTCGGCTCGAAAAACGTTACAACGAAGGGGCGCGCAAGAAGTTTCAGGACGAGTATGACAGGACGATGGCTTCGTACCAGAAGCGCATTGATGGGTTCGGAAAGAGCTGGGCGCAGTGGTGTGAATCGTCCAGCTGGCTGGAGGTGTGTGAACACGACTACGACGGCGATAACGTGAAGTCGGGTTCAGGCTGCGCATACACCCACATGATGTCGTTGTGCCTGGCAGGCGGGTCGAGCGAGGTGCCTGAGCCGATCGATCCGAAAAAGAAGGACCAGACTCCACCGCTGACGGGGCCGACGCGGATTCTGTGGAACAAATGGCTTAACGATAAAAACAGCCCGCCGTATAAGGCGTTGCTTGCGAAGAACACCAACTTCCTCGCGGGGCTGGCGCCGAGCTTCGATGACCAGAACAAGCTGAGTCTGAACGACTCGAGCAAGCTATACGAAGCGCTCAAGGCGGTGCTGACAAGTAACGACGCCGGCGAGGCGTATATGCAGCCGGCATTGCGGCAGTCGGTGGGCGTGCTCGTGATGGCGGTGAACAGTGCCGTCGGCAGTCTTCATGCTCACGTTGGCGATGGGGTGAAGCACGCGCAGAAGCATCTGAACATGGGTGTGGCGTGGCTTTACCAGCGCCAGCACGTGACGCGCGTCACCGTCCAGCTGACGGTGTCGGAGTACGTTCAGCTGCTGAGCGATCAGTTGCACGAGGGGATGGCACAGTCCGGCAGGAAGGTACGCGCGCTGATTCTCGGCGGCATGATTTCGTTGCCCAATGCCGCGGTGAGGAACCGGACGATCACCGTCACGCTGTGGGCGCTGGAGAGCGCGGAGTCGGTAAAGAAGCGGCTGCTGCAGGTGCAGGGCAGCGCATCGCAGGAAATGTACACCGCGTTCGGCCGGCTGGTGGTGGGCGTGGAGACGCTGGAACCGGGAGCGATCAGGGTATTGAAGGGTATCGAGATGGGCTCGCGCACGGCATACCAGTTCGCCAGCGGGACGGTGAGGAATCTGCGGCTGGCGGCTGGGGGCAAGGATGCGCTGCTGGCGTACCTGTCGCTATACGGACAGTGGGATAGTCTGCAGACCAATATCGCTACATTGAAGACGACCGTCGGGGCGGCCTATACGGAGACGTTGATCGGGGTATGGTCGGCGTCGGTGGGGGTGCTGGGATCGACGGTGGAACTGACGGGCGTGGCCACCCAGGTGCTGGCAAAGAGTGCGCAGCCACTGGCGACAGGAGCGGCGGCGGCTGGCGCGCTGGAGCGCGCGGTGGCGGTTGGTGAGTTCTTGGCGAAGCGCGCGGGTGTGATTGCGGCGGCGTCGAGTTTTGTGGATGCGTCGCAGGATGCGTTTATGGCGGGGCGGGCGTTTGGGCAGGGGGATGGAAGTGCCATGTATGCATACAGCGGTGCCGCCGTGCTTTCGCTCGGTGCTGGAATATTCGGCGTAGCAGGGGCAATGGCGCCAGAAGCGATGCTTTTTGGCCCGCTCGGCGTGGCCCTAATTCTCGGTCTCGCTGCGTACGGAGTTGTGCAATGGGCCAAAAGCGCTGAGTCGACACCAATGGAGATGTGGGCGCGCCGCTGCTACTTTGGCGATCACAAGGGCGGGTCGGTTGCATGGACCGGTGTGAAAGATGCGGACGAGGCCATTGCGGCGCTCAACGCAGTGTTGCTGGGGATGAGTGTGGACCTGGGCTTCGAAGCTTCACTGCGGCCAATGACGGGTATGGCGGCGCTGGCTGCGGATGGAATGGCATTCGATCTTGGACATACGCTGACCTACCGCATTGTGCTTCCGGACTACAACCCGGCGACATCAGCGTACGCATTTACTCTTGGCGTGACCCGACATGGAGGCGGAACCCAGGTGCTGGTGGCACGACAGGAGCACACATCGGCGCTGGGCAGTTCGCAACCGGCTCCGAAAGGCAAGGCAGATTACGACACTGCGACGCTTTCGCCCGCGGTATTTACGAAGGACGCGCCTCAGGTGATCAGCGGCGCGATTGTTCTCAACAGCGGGGAGGAAGGCGGCAATGACATTGAGATTGCGTCGGTGCATGTGAAGTACTACCCGGACCGGATGGATGAATACGGTTTTGCGGAACTAACAGTTCAGGAGAGTCTGTGA